The window TGTCGTCGATTCATCGCCGTTCCTTCCGTTGGATCTGGCGAAGTCTAGCGGCGGGATAGCCTCATACAAGGGGCGTTGCATCAGCCAGTGCCTGCTCGTGCAGGCGCGCGCTCGGCTCGGAGAAGCAGCAGAAGGTAACGGAGGTAACGACGGGTGCCGCGGCGAGAGAGGCGATCACAGCCTTGACCGCAATCCTTGCGGCGCGCTCGGCCGGAAACCGATAGACGCCGGTGGAAATGGCCGGAAAGGCGATCGAGGCGAGGTCATGGGTCTGACACAAGGCCATCGCCCGGGAATAACAGGAGGCCAGCGCCTCGTCCTCGCCGGCCCGGCCGCCGTACCAGACCGGCCCGACGGCATGGATCACATATTTGGCCGGTAACCGGTAACCTTGGGTGATCTTGGCGTCGCCGGTGGCACAACCATTCAGGGTGCGGCACTCGGCGAGCAATTCCCGCCCGGCAGCGCGATGGATCGCGCCGTCCACGCCGCCGCCGCCGAGCAGCGACGAATTGGCGGCGTTGACGATGGCGTCAACGCGAAGCGTGGTGATGTCGGCCACGACGACGTCCAGCGTCGCCGTGCCGATCTGACGGCTAGCCGAAATCAGGCGGTCGCCGGCGCCGCAATGACGCCCTTGTCGGCCAGCAGCGCCTGCAGCTCACCGGCCTGGAACATCTCGCGGATGATGTCGCAGCCGCCGACGAATTCGCCCTTGACGTAGAGCTGGGGAATGGTCGGCCAGTTCGAATAGGTCTTGATGCCGTCGCGCAGCTCGGGCGATTCGAGCACGTTCAGGCCCTTGTAGCCGACGCCGACGTGATCGAGGATCTGCACCACCTGGCCGGAAAAGCCACACTGCGGAAACTGCGGCGTGCCCTTCATGAACAGCACCACGTCGTTGGTCTTCACTTCGTTTTCGATGAATTGCTCAATGCTCATGATCGCGTCCTTGTTGCGGCCCGGTCTCGGGCGCTCCACCCGTCTGACTTGTCATATATGTAGCCGAAACCATTATGCACCCCAAGTCAAAAGCCGGGGAACGGGCATTTGGGCCACCACCACAGGCCATTTTCTTGGGGTTTTGCCGCCCCGGACGCCCGGCTGAATCATATGATGATGAGCCTTTTATAACGGTTCGGACGACCTATTTAGGACAGGCTGCCTGCGGAACCGATCTGGGGGAGCAACGTTCTCTCCAAAATCGGAGACTTTTGTGACGAAACCAGCTTCCGCCGCAGCCCCAATGGCCGCCCCAGCCGCGTCCTTGTTTTCCGATTCCGGCTCGCTCGCCCAGAAGCTGGGCGACGCCTTTTTGGTTGTCCGCAACGAGACCGAACGCCGTGCCGCCTCGCTGTCCCCGGAGGATCAGCTGGTGCAGTCGATGCCGGACGCCAGCCCGGCAAAATGGCACCGCGCCCACGTCACCTGGTTCTGGGAGCAATTCCTGCTCGGCGAGCATGCGCCGGGCTACAAGCCCTACCATCCGGACTATGCCTATCTGTTCAATTCCTATTACGTCTCCGCCGGCCCGCGCCACGCCCGCGCCCAGCGCGGCCACCTCACCCGCCCCGGCGCCGACGAGGTCACCGCCTATCGCAAGCACGTCGATGCCGCGGTCATCAAGTTCTTCAACGAGACCGACGACGACAAGCTGACCTCGCTGATCCCGCTGCTGGAAGTCGGCTTCAACCACGAGCAGCAGCATCAGGAATTGATGCTGACCGACATCCTGCAC is drawn from Nitrobacteraceae bacterium AZCC 2146 and contains these coding sequences:
- a CDS encoding O-acetyl-ADP-ribose deacetylase (regulator of RNase III) (product_source=COG2110; cath_funfam=3.40.220.10; cog=COG2110; ko=KO:K23518; pfam=PF01661; smart=SM00506; superfamily=52949), with product MADITTLRVDAIVNAANSSLLGGGGVDGAIHRAAGRELLAECRTLNGCATGDAKITQGYRLPAKYVIHAVGPVWYGGRAGEDEALASCYSRAMALCQTHDLASIAFPAISTGVYRFPAERAARIAVKAVIASLAAAPVVTSVTFCCFSEPSARLHEQALADATPLV
- a CDS encoding monothiol glutaredoxin (product_source=KO:K07390; cath_funfam=3.40.30.10; cog=COG0278; ko=KO:K07390; pfam=PF00462; superfamily=52833; tigrfam=TIGR00365), with product MSIEQFIENEVKTNDVVLFMKGTPQFPQCGFSGQVVQILDHVGVGYKGLNVLESPELRDGIKTYSNWPTIPQLYVKGEFVGGCDIIREMFQAGELQALLADKGVIAAPATA